Sequence from the Muntiacus reevesi chromosome 9, mMunRee1.1, whole genome shotgun sequence genome:
GGAGGTATAAATACCTGTTCAAATTTGAAACATCTCTGAGAAGGATTATCTCAATTCCAGATCTGCACATGGAACTGGCTGAGTACTCTGATGCAATTTCATCACAAATTAGTTTCTTCTACCAATCCTATTTCCCTTACTTCTTTATCAGTACTGTTCCTAGGAACACTCTCCAATAAATTTCCTAAATACAAATATCTGACTCAGAGTCTATTTTCCAAGATCCAGtcaaagtcatatatatatatatatatatatataaattaaagtgGAAAAGCTCAATATTAAAATTGAGATTTCAATCTAGGTCAGCCAGTTCCAAGTATTTTGATATTTTACCAGACAGCTTTCCTACCCTCTATTGATTCATACTATAGGctaataaatacacatttaagaCATCAGAAAATTAAGAATACATCTCATTTTAACACAGAAAAACAGTTCAAGCAATTAAACAATACAGTTAACATGAAAGCATTCTTATTCCATGTAATAGGGTGATATGTAACATGGCTTCACAGTGTCTGTTTCTGTAAGATCTTCTTTAAGGCCCCTTTcacatctttatttttcaaactgtAGATGAGGGGATTTAGCATAGGGATCACTACCACATAAAAGACAGAGGCAACCTTGTCCTGCTCCATTGAGTAGCTAGACGTAGGACGCAAGTACATGAAGAGAATCGTCCCAAAGAATATGGTGATGGCCATGAGGTGAgaggcacaggtggagaaggctttgtgCCTGCCCTCTAATGAGGGCATCCTCAAGATGGCAACAAGGATGCATAGGTAGGAAATGAGGACGATCATAGCACAGCCGATGACATTAACACTCGAGAAAGCCATGATCACAGTGCCGTTGATGTGGGTATCAGAGCAAGAGAGTTTGAGTAGGGGTGGTGTATCACAGTAGAAATGATTGATCTCATTGGAGCCACAAAAGGGTAATTTGAAAGTCATTCCTGTGTGTATGGCTGCATTTCCAAAACCTGCTAGGAATGAGGTAGCCACTAGCAAGAAGCAAATTCTCCCAGACATGAGAACTGGATACAGCAAAGGGCTCCAAATGGCTGCGAAGCGGTCGTATGCCATCATAGCTAACAAGAAGCACTCCGTCCCCAGGAAGGAGCCAAAGAAATAGAACTGGGCAGCACATCCATTAAAAGAAATGGCCTTCCTCGCAGCCACGAGGTTCACCAGCATCTTAGGAGTGACAGAAGAAGAGTAAGAGGCATCGACAAAGGAGAGACTGCTGAGaaaaaagtacatgggggtgtggagacaAGGATCCATCTTAATTAGCACAATCATCCCCAAATTACCCACCATGGTTGCCATATAGATCAACAGAAACAATCCAAAGAGGACGACCTGTAGCTCTGAATTGTCTGAGAGTCCTAAGAGGATAAATTCTGTCACTtccgtttgattcctggtttgcaCCTTTTTCATATATCTGGCCATTTGAGCTGCGATAAGAGAAAAGATAGACCATGCTATTTTGGTCAGATGAATACATGATAGGTGGGCTTCCCTGCCGGCTGCCTGGTGAACAAGCTTGCCAATACAGGTGCttcaggttcgattcttgggtggggaagatcccctggagaaggaaatggcaacccactcctgtattcttgcctagaaaatttcatggacagagggacctggtaggatatagtccatggggtcacaaagggttggacatgacttagcaactaaacaacaacaaatacatgaCAGAAGTTAAACACTCCTTTAGTGACATGTACACATGCAAATTTTAGCACAGTGAGAAATGTGAAAACCAGTAAGAAGTGTGCTGAGTTTGATATTAAAACATGAAAGCTCTGTGCTGAGTTCTAGGTGTGCTGCCAACTAACAAATGACCTGTAAACAAGTGACATATGCCCATCAATTATGAGCACTTCTGGCATTAACTGTTTATTGGATAACTACAGGAACGTATCCTTAAGACGTATCTCAACATTTATGATAAATTAATTGATATATTAGCATACCTTTTAGGCACATCTCCCGGagaaaaatgtcaaaatgaaTTCAGGCCACTGACTGATCTTCAGCAGTACTaatggaatgaatgaaaagtattgaaaatgattaaaattaattaaaaaataaaatgaatttgaattttctggtggtggtgggggcaatTTTTAAAGTTGATGGCCAAACCAGGAGACAGAATGTTCCCACATAGCCAACATGGTTCCAACCCTACTCTAAATTT
This genomic interval carries:
- the LOC136176014 gene encoding olfactory receptor 5AP2-like produces the protein MARYMKKVQTRNQTEVTEFILLGLSDNSELQVVLFGLFLLIYMATMVGNLGMIVLIKMDPCLHTPMYFFLSSLSFVDASYSSSVTPKMLVNLVAARKAISFNGCAAQFYFFGSFLGTECFLLAMMAYDRFAAIWSPLLYPVLMSGRICFLLVATSFLAGFGNAAIHTGMTFKLPFCGSNEINHFYCDTPPLLKLSCSDTHINGTVIMAFSSVNVIGCAMIVLISYLCILVAILRMPSLEGRHKAFSTCASHLMAITIFFGTILFMYLRPTSSYSMEQDKVASVFYVVVIPMLNPLIYSLKNKDVKGALKKILQKQTL